A stretch of the Aspergillus puulaauensis MK2 DNA, chromosome 6, nearly complete sequence genome encodes the following:
- the MAL12_2 gene encoding glycoside hydrolase family 13 protein (CAZy:GH13;~COG:G;~EggNog:ENOG410PGUZ;~InterPro:IPR017853,IPR006047,IPR013780;~PFAM:PF00128;~go_function: GO:0003824 - catalytic activity [Evidence IEA];~go_process: GO:0005975 - carbohydrate metabolic process [Evidence IEA]) — translation MSVPTGTNNWWKEATVYQVYPASFKDSNGDGWGDIPGVIEKVPYLHSLGIDVLWLSPMYDSPMHDMGYDVSDYESVLPAYGTISDVENLITACHKHGMRIILDLVINHTSDGHSWFKESRSSRDNPKRDWYFWRPPRYDDKGNRLPPTNYRGYFAGSTWTWDEHTQEYYLHLYAKSQPDLNWDNPETRKAIYNSAIRFWLEKGVDGFRVDTVNKYSKHTDFQDAPITDPNSYIQPAIEMWCNGPRIHEFLREIYDDVFAPYGDVVTVGELANTPDPAHVLRYVGASAKQLSMVFHLDIGHIGMGESLEDKYILQPWKLTELKSIVGKWQSFIEGSDGWTTAFCENHDNGRAVSRFASDAPEFRERSAKMLAVMMVAMTGTLFLYQGQEIGMVNAPRDWSIGEYKDIEGLGYYREAQRQAATGVSPDRPERIMEGLRVLARDHARLPMQWDDTAEAGFSEGTPWMRTHDMYREINVKRQEGDPGSVLSFWKTLLRLRREYRELFIHGTFEVVDYENQEVFTFLKSRGEHRALVVLNFTQTEQAWSRDMAAGMQLLVSNYAAASETLRPYEGRIYAV, via the exons ATGTCCGTCCCAACAGGCACCAACAACTGGTGGAAGGAGGCCACTGTCTACCAGGTCTACCCAGCTTCATTTAAAGACTCCAATGGCGATGGCTGGGGCGATATTCCAGGCGTCATTGAGAAGGTGCCCTACCTGCATTCGTTAGGAATAGACGTCCTCTGGCTCTCTCCAATGTACGACTCGCCTATGCACGACATGGGTTACGATGTCTCCGACTATGAGAGCGTCCTGCCGGCGTATGGCACCATTTCAGACGTCGAGAATCTCATTACAGCCTGCCACAAGCACGGAATGAGGATTATCCTAGACCTGGTGATTAACCACACCAGCGACGGGCACAGCTGGTTCAAAGAaagtcgcagcagcagagataATCCCAAGCGCGACTGGTACTTCTGGCGACCGCCTCGCTATGATGATAAAGGGAATCGGCTGCCTCCCACGAATTACCGGGGATATTTCGCTGGGAGCACCT GGACATGGGACGAACATACACAGGAGTACTACCTCCATCTCTACGCCAAATCCCAGCCCGACCTCAACTGGGACAACCCGGAAACCCGCAAAGCCATCTACAACAGCGCAATCCGGTTCTGGCTGGAGAAGGGCGTCGACGGATTCCGGGTCGACACTGTCAACAAGTACAGCAAGCATACCGACTTCCAGGACGCGCCTATTACAGACCCGAATAGCTACATCCAGCCGGCGATCGAGATGTGGTGCAACGGACCCCGTATCCACGAGTTTCTACGGGAAATATACGACGATGTCTTCGCGCCGTATGGCGATGTCGTGACGGTCGGCGAGCTGGCGAATACACCAGACCCGGCCCATGTCCTGCGCTACGTCGGTGCGTCGGCGAAACAGCTGAGTATGGTGTTCCACCTGGATATCGGGCATATCGGGATGGGCGAGAGCCTGGAAGACAAGTACATCCTGCAGCCGTGGAAGCTGACGGAGCTGAAATCCATCGTGGGCAAATGGCAGTCCTTCATTGAGGGCTCGGACGGCTGGACGACGGCCTTTTGCGAGAACCATGATAACGGCCGTGCGGTGTCGCGGTTTGCGTCTGATGCGCCGGAGTTCAGGGAGCGGTCTGCGAAGATGCTTGCGGTTATGATGGTTGCTATGACGGGGACGTTGTTCTTGTATCAGGGGCAGGAGATTGGCATGGTTAATGCGCCGAGGGACTGGTCGATTGGCGAGTATAAGGATATCGAGGGGCTGGGGTACTATCGTGAGGCACAGAGGCAGGCTGCTACCGGTGTGAGCCCTGATCGTCCAGAACGCATCATGGAGGGTCTCCGTGTTCTAGCACGCGACCATGCGAGGCTTCCTATGCAGTGGGATGATACGGCTGAGGCTGGGTTCAGTGAAGGAACgccgtggatgaggacgCACGATATGTATCGCGAGATCAATGTGAAGAGGCAAGAGGGGGATCCAGGCAGTGTGCTCTCGTTTTGGAAGACGTTGCTGCGCCTGCGCAGAGAGTACCGGGAGTTATTTATCCATGGGACGTTTGAAGTGGTTGACTATGAGAACCAGGAAGTCTTTACCTTTTTGAAGTCGAGAGGCGAGCACCGGGCTCTCGTAGTGCTGAATTTCACCCAGACTGAGCAGGCCTGGTCGAGAGACATGGCAGCTGGGATGCAACTACTGGTGAGCAACTATGCTGCAGCCTCCGAGACACTGCGGCCATATGAGGGCCGGATTTATGCTGTATAG
- a CDS encoding uncharacterized protein (COG:I;~EggNog:ENOG410PJU0;~InterPro:IPR042099,IPR000873,IPR020845;~PFAM:PF00501) encodes MGSNDFMPRLVPDALDQDALSNPERLFCIHSVSLKSLCCGWRRVTVGDLAHAVDKFAWWLEETVSSRKTPERLVYIGPNDIRYAIVVLACMKIGHCVLLLSPSTHPSVVDHLLTSGNCSKLLFARELIDQVQSITKSNANLQTWEVSDLWAMFNGPKRPFPHSNEYTLAREKQPAILLYSSGTTGLPKEIAIPHGYFSAMDYSNHIPLPAGRKPTAPWMSHPNDPHLLKTSMFHGTGILAWVAAIFHHTHFVMGPDVPLTAATLKAIVSETGAKSGLFIPDMLTSLSMSTDGMEALARLECISFVGMPLPSRVGDKIARVTQLQGCTGMTESGYLYTIRPRDRKDWEYFEWNCHHPVQMRDHPSGYFELVITRPPGCYTHALFFVHPDQQEFCTGDLYIQHPEHQGLWKVVGRKDDVFKVQNRVFLHPAPIEKTLEGHKLVSRAVMTPDPALRVVLIIEPDRRVAGSLLPPDEIIDRLWPLVDKLNDGLPVEARMERSRIVVAPVDKPFKRTAKGTVQRRLVLDDFVKEIEADLHSVS; translated from the exons ATGGGTTCTAACGATTTCATGCCGCGTCTTGTGCCAGATGCCCTGGACCAAGATGCACTCTCCAACCCGGAACGCCTCTTCTGCATACACTCGGTATCCCTCAAGAGTCTCTGCTGCGGATGGCGGCGAGTGACCGTTGGCGACCTAGCCCACGCAGTGGACAAGTTTGCGTGGTGGCTTGAAGAGACCGTTTCGTCCCGCAAAACGCCCGAGAGACTCGTTTATATTGGGCCAAATGACATCCGCTACGCCATAGTCGTTCTTGCGTGCATGAAGATAGGCCACTGC GTCCTTCTCCTATCACCCAGCACGCATCCATCCGTGGTTGACCATCTTCTCACATCTGGAAATTGCTCCAAGCTGCTGTTCGCCCGTGAGCTTATCGACCAAGTCCAGAGTATCACCAAGTCAAATGCAAACCTTCAGACATGGGAAGTGTCGGACCTCTGGGCAATGTTTAATGGTCCAAAGAGACCATTTCCCCACTCCAACGAATATACCCTGGCCAGAGAGAAACAACCGGCTATTTTACTTTACAGCTCAGGGACTACAG GACTACCAAAAGAGATAGCTATCCCACATGGATATTTCAGTGCAATGGACTATTCCAACCATATTCCATTGCCAGCGGGAAGAAAGCCGACAGCCCCCTGGATGAGCCACCCCAATGACCCGCATCTGCTGAAGACAAGCATGTTCCATGGGACTGGTATTCTGGCATGGGTAGCTGCCATCTTCCATCACACACATTTCGTTATGGGACCCGATGTGCCACTGACTGCAGCGACATTGAAGGCAATTGTCTCCGAGACAGGCGCAAAGTCAGGTCTCTTTATACCCGACATGCTAACAAGCTTGAGTATGTCAACGGATGGAATGGAGGCCTTGGCAAGGTTGGAGTGCATAAGTTTCGTCGGCATGCCTTTACCATCACGCGTTGGTGATAAAATCGCACGCGTTACGCAGTTGCAAGGATGTACTGGTATGACCGAGAGTGGCTATCTCTATACCATACGACCTAGAGATCGCAAGGACTGGGAATACTTCGAATGGAACTGCCACCATCCGGTACAGATGCGGGATCACCCCAGTGGATATTTCGAGTTGGTCATCACACGCCCGCCTGGCTGTTATACGCAtgctctcttcttcgtccaccCCGATCAACAAGAGTTCTGTACGGGAGATCTGTATATCCAGCATCCTGAGCACCAGGGGCTTTGGAAGGTTGTTGGCCGCAAGGACGACGTGTTTAAGGTGCAAAACCGGGTGTTTCTCCATCCAGCCCCTATTGAGAAAACTCTCGAGGGACACAAGTTAGTTTCTAGGGCTGTGATGACACCCGACCCTGCCCTTCGTGTGGTACTCATTATAGAGCCGGACCGGAGAGTGGCAGGGAGCTTGCTGCCACCCgacgagatcatcgacaGGCTCTGGCCTTTGGTGGACAAACTCAATGATGGCCTCCCTGTCGAGGCTCGAATGGAAAGGAGTCGGATTGTGGTTGCTCCTGTTGATAAGCCCTTCAAGAGAACAGCAAAGGGAACAGTCCAGCGTCGTCTCGTGCTTGATGACTTTGTAAAGGAAATAGAGGCGGACCTTCACAGCGTATCCTGA
- a CDS encoding uncharacterized protein (COG:G;~EggNog:ENOG410PJ3A;~InterPro:IPR005829,IPR005828,IPR003663,IPR036259, IPR020846;~PFAM:PF00083,PF07690;~TransMembrane:12 (i21-39o70-92i104-121o127-148i160-178o198-215i286-306o326-348i357-377o397-416i428-445o465-484i);~go_component: GO:0016020 - membrane [Evidence IEA];~go_component: GO:0016021 - integral component of membrane [Evidence IEA];~go_function: GO:0022857 - transmembrane transporter activity [Evidence IEA];~go_process: GO:0055085 - transmembrane transport [Evidence IEA]) has translation MKLGIAKPEGLRDTPREVLNWKLFWSATVFGLLGLSRGLDEGLVGGMASLQSFKDEFQLEEGSEGQQASVLSNITSMVQLGSIVGSFLAFLICDRLGRVRSLQVLSLLWLVGFIIVVVSHGNVSQILAGRFIAGLGIGMTVVVAPTYLAEIAPKSVRGMLTNIFAGSVYLGATIAFFSNWRASVNLPDTSRWQWVAPQFAHIGFAAFFLVLSFTVPETPRYYTIAGKHEAAEQALVKLRNLDSSHPYIQAEMIGIREQLEREQEGSRGVSRWGKVRELLLIPANRYRLMLGVMSQVLGQWSGASSITIYAPEFFKSLGKTGQSEKLFASCILGIVKLVSAYICAFFLIDFIGRRRSLYIGITIQTISLAYIAVFLGVVGESTLEGGHLTPSQNRSAVGAIAMIYISGIGWTMGWNAFQYLVNADIWPLRLRALGSSLVMCLHFVNQYGNTKAVPDMLLAMQSYGFFVFCAVVSFLGLVWVWFFVPELAGRSLESTDDLFSLPWWKVGRHGNRLAPDLGVLGTGSGEKGDDDDVERARQVEYARA, from the exons ATGAAGCTCGGTATTGCTAAGCCCGAGGGCCTGCGCGATACTCCGCGCGAGGTCTTGAACTGGAAGCTGTTCTGGAGTGCTACCGTGTTTG GCCTCCTTGGTCTCAGCCGTGGCCTCGATGAAGGCCTCGTCGGCGGTATGGCCAGCCTGCAAAGCTTCAAGGACGAGTTCCAGCTAGAAGAAGGATCCGAAGGCCAACAAGCGAGCGTCCTGtccaacatcaccagcatgGTCCAACTGGGCAGCATCGTCGGatccttcctcgccttcttgatctgcGACCGACTCGGGCGTGTTCGATCACTGCAGGTCCTCAGTCTGCTCTGGCTGGTCGggttcatcatcgtcgtcgtcagcCACGGCAATGTCTCCCAGATCCTGGCTGGCCGGTTCATCGCAGGCCTGGGAATCGGGATGACGGTCGTGGTCGCCCCTACATATCTTGCAGAGATCGCGCCAAAGAGTGTCCGCGGTATGCTCACGAATATCTTCGCTGGCTCGGTGTATCTCGGCGCAACGattgccttcttcagcaaCTGGCGGGCTTCGGTGAATCTGCCTGATACCTCGCGCTGGCAGTGGGTGGCGCCGCAGTTCGCGCATATTGGGTTCGCTGC ATTCTTCCTGGTTCTCTCCTTCACCGTCCCCGAGACACCACGGTACTACACCATCGCAGGCAAACACGAAGCAGCCGAGCAAGCCCTCGTCAAACTCCGAAACCTCGACAGCAGCCATCCCTACATCCAGGCCGAGATGATCGGGATCCGCGAACAGCTCGAGCGCGAGCAGGAAGGCTCCAGAGGTGTCTCACGCTGGGGAAAAGTCCGcgagctcctcctcatccccgcAAACAGATATCGCCTGATGCTAGGCGTCATGTCACAGGTTCTAGGCCAGTGGAGTGGTGCATCCTCAATCACCATCTACGCCCCCGAGTTCTTCAAATCGCTAGGAAAAACAGGACAATCGGAGAAGCTATTCGCAAGCTGTATCCTCGGAATCGTCAAGCTCGTCTCCGCGTACATCTGCGCCTTCTTCCTAATCGACTTCATAGGCCGACGCCGCTCGCTATACATCGGAATCACAATCCAGACAATCAGCCTTGCCTATATCGCCGTTTTCCTGGGTGTTGTGGGCGAATCAACCCTGGAAGGAGGCCATCTCACCCCGTCCCAGAATCGCAGCGCCGTCGGCGCCATCGCTATGATCTACATCTCCGGAATCGGCTGGACAATGGGCTGGAATGCCTTCCAGTACTTGGTCAACGCAGACATCTGGCCGCTGCGGCTGCGCGCGCTGGGTAGTTCGCTCGTGATGTGTCTGCACTTCGTCAACCAGTACGGGAACACGAAAGCCGTACCGGATATGTTACTTGCCATGCAGAGTTACGGCTTCTTTGTGTTCTGTGCCGTGGTCAGTTTTCTAGGGCTTGTTTGGGTGTGGTTCTTTGTGCCGGAGTTGGCGGGCAGGTCGCTCGAGAGTACAGACGATTTGTTCTCGTTGCCCTGGTGGAAGGTTGGACGCCATGGGAACAGGCTTGCACCGGATCTGGGGGTATTGGGAACTGGAAGTGGTGAgaagggtgatgatgatgatgttgaaaGGGCGAGACAGGTTGAGTACGCACGGGCTTAG
- a CDS encoding uncharacterized protein (COG:G;~EggNog:ENOG410PIGP;~SECRETED:SignalP(1-22)) → MKSYIPSLAGLLALSLFQPALARYASHTRLPQYDNYPSIEEHDSYEIYCPVPCLDSGPHSSSWTPGLTLDDLRHCDSPVLFDAPLNARIDARNKSIHACASDTNDMMSGTNFNYDTPTVTVAVDLEVGWWGGLEGRGARSTVQIRNAARELQQYLNLLGESASSEAGETVVFAKSKQSIVGLYLGRDIAKGSAGPLIRQLIEFMKRRAAPSDVAMQVCWPGGRTFGIVASASGDIGFVQDGLRTWARGKCLTGFNGDDLMSGQMEIFRLGPGYGAGRQNTLGKA, encoded by the coding sequence ATGAAAAGCTACATCCCCAGCCTCGCGGGCCTGCTAGCCCTAAGTCTCTTCCAGCCCGCTCTCGCCAGATACGCATCCCATACGAGACTCCCACAATACGACAACTACCCATCCATAGAGGAACACGACTCCTATGAGATATATTGTCCAGTACCATGTCTAGACTCCGGCCCGCACAGCTCCTCATGGACCCCCGGTTTAaccctcgacgacctccGCCACTGCGACAGCCCAGTCCTCTTCGACGCCCCGCTCAACGCCCGCATTGACGCGCGAAATAAGTCCATCCACGCCTGTGCTTCGGATACAAACGACATGATGAGTGGTACTAACTTCAACTACGATACTCCCACCGTCACGGTCGCGGTTGATCTCGAAGTCGGCTGGTGGGGGGGTCTGGAGGGCCGCGGCGCGAGATCAACGGTTCAGATCAGGAACGCTGCGCGCGAGTTACAGCAGTATCTAAATCTCCTGGGTGAGTCTGCTTCGAGCGAGGCAGGAGAGACGGTTGTCTTTGCGAAGTCGAAACAGTCTATCGTTGGTCTGTATCTCGGTCGTGATATCGCGAAGGGCTCGGCTGGGCCGTTGATTAGGCAGTTGATCGAGTTTATGAAACGCAGGGCTGCACCCTCGGATGTTGCTATGCAGGTTTGTTGGCCTGGGGGGAGGACTTTTGGGATTGTTGCCAGTGCGTCGGGGGATATTGGGTTCGTGCAGGATGGGCTTAGGACTTGGGCGAGGGGGAAGTGTCTTACGGGATTCAATGGGGACGACCTCATGTCCGGCCAGATGGAGATATTCCGTCTAGGCCCTGGGTATGGTGCGGGCAGGCAGAATACACTGGGTAAAGCATGA